The genomic interval AATAACTTTAAACCAATGATTCCAGAGCAATTTCATGCAATCTGGCAGCAAGGAATTGACACTAATGATTATTACCTAAAACTTTGCGGTTCTGGTGGTGGCGGTTATATTCTTGGTTTTACTGAAGATTTAGAACGTGCAAAAGCCTCTCTGAAAGATTATAAATTAGAAGTAGTTTATCAGTTTTAATACACTTAAAAGCCGAAGTTATACCGATTGGACAAAATATATAGTCTAAAAAAATTGAACTATTATTTTGTTTCATCGGCATTATACCAAAATATATATTGTCCTAAATAACATTTGCATGTGGTATTATTTGAGTAGATTTTTATAAGTTTTCATCCTAAAAAGTTATTTATTATGAAAAGCATTTTTAAAATAATCAAAGCAACTTTTTTAGGAGGAATTCTTTTTTTAGCACCTTTAGTGGTTCTGCTTGTTATTCTTGAAAAAGGATACGGCATTATTCAAAAAGTTACATTACCGCTTGTAAATAATTTACCAAAAGTTAAGGTTTTAGGATTGGCACTTCAAGAACTAATCGGAATTCTAATTATAATAGTAATCTGTTTTTTAGCGGGTTTGTTAGCAAGAACTGCAAAAGCTAAAGAATTGATTCAAAAATTAGAAGATGGTATTTTAAGCTTTGTTCCTGGTTATTCGTTTATGAAAAGCATGAATGAAAACATAATTGGAATTGAATCTAAAGAAGACTTGAAAGTAATTTTAGTTCCTACTGATGCTGGCTGGCAATTTGCCTTTTTGATCGAACAAATCGACGATAATAATTTTACAGTTTTTGTTCCAGATGCTCCAAATCCGTGGAGTGGATCTGTGGTTTTTGTAGAAAAAAAAGACATTAAAGAAATTGATATGACTCAAAAGCAAGCTTTGGCATGCATTAGAAAATTAGGATTTGGCTCTAAAGAATTGTTAAAAAACAAACTCTAAATTTTTAAAACCAAAAATATCCGTTAACTTCCCATATCTAAACCTCTACAAAATTTAATCTATGTTAAGCAGACAGCACAAACTTTTAATAATGAAAATTGTTAGTCTGTTTTCTGTAGTTAGAGGTTACAATATTCCGATTATCGTTTTAGCGCAATATTTATCGGCAATTTTTATATTGGCGCCAGAAATTCGAGCATTGGATATTCTTCTAGATTTTTACTTGTTTCTAATTGTTTTCGCTTCGGCCATTACAATTGCTTCGGGTTACATTATCAATAATTTTTACGATAGTCAGAAGGATTTGATAAACAGACCAAACAAGTCAATGTTGGATCGTTTAATTAGTCAGAAAACCAAATTGACGGTTTATTTCAGTCTGAACTTTTTGGCGGTTTTAATGGCTTCTATTGTTTCTTGGCGCGCTTTTTTATTCTTTTCTGCTTACATTTTCTTGATTTGGTTTTATTCTCACAAAATAAAGAAATACCCGATTATCGGAAATTTAATGTCGGCATTGCTCGCTGTGACTCCATTTTTCGCTATTTTATTATATTTCTACAATAAGATTTCGTTTGAAGATATAGAAAACCATATGAGCCATTTTGTGGTTATTTCTGCTCACGCGGTATTCTTATTTTTACTTTTGCTGATTCGAGAAATGATAAAGGATTTAGAAAATCTAAAAGGCGATTTAGTAAACAATTACAGAACAATTCCAGTAATTTATGGTGAGAAAATATCGAAACAGATTATTACTGCTTTAACGATTTCTACTATATTTCCGGTTTACATTTTGGTTAATGTATATGATGTTGGTTATATGGATATCTATTTTTATGTCTGCTTTGGGGTTTTACTTTTTTTCCTGATTTTTTTATGGAAATCAGATTCTAAAGAACAATTTTTAAAACTTCATAATCTATTGAAATTCTTGATTGTTTCTGGGGTTTTCTGTATTGTTTTGATTAATCCTAGCGTTTTGTGGCACGGAAGAGAATTGATTTCTAATTACTAAAGCTTTTTTTTGTTTCACGCAGATTTGGCAGATTTTTTCTTTGCGAATTGATGCAATTTTTAAATTATATTAATACTAAATATTTAAAAGAAGCCAATTGTTTGAATTCTAGCCCCGATTGAAGTGGAAATCTTTTTATTTTTTTCTTTAAAAAATAAAAAATTGGGAACGGAAAGCGGGAATCCATATTTAGAAAAATGCCAATTGTGATGCTTCAAATTCATCAAAAAGTTATGGCTATCAATCTAAGAACATTGAACTTAAGTTTTATTAGCAGGAAAAACCTATCTTTGCACAAATTAATGATTTTATGAACAACAAGGAAGGCAATAATAAAAGAGGCGGATCGAGACCAAATAGCTCAAGATCAAACTCTAGTAAGCCAAAACCTCCTATGGCAAAACGTGCTCAAGGGCCTAAAAAAGTGAAACCTGAAGTGAAAGCGGCGCAGGAAGCTGCTGCTGAAAAATTCAGAAAACAAAATACACCCGCAAAGAGACAAAAAGCTTCAGATGAAATACGTTTGAACAAATACATCTCTAATTCTGGTGTTTGTTCTCGTCGTGATGCTGATATTTATATTCAGTCTGGAAACGTGAAAGTTAACGGAACTGTTATTACCGAAATGGGATATTTGGTAAAAATTAATGATGTTGTAAACTTTGATGGTGTAACTCTTACTCCAGAAAAGAAAGAATATATCTTATTGAATAAACCTAAAAACTTTACGACTGCTTTTGACGAAGGTCAAGAATTTCGTAACGTTCTAGAACTTGTACGTGGCGCAACAAATGCAAAAATTGCTGCTGTTGGAAGAATGGATAAAAACACAACTGGATTATTGTTGTTTACAAACGATACTGATATGATTCGTAAGTTTACTTTACCGAATCAGAAATCGTCTAAAATTTATCAGGTTTCTTTAGACAAAAACTTGAAATTTGAGGATTTAGAAAAAATCAGCAAAGGTTTGGTTCTTGACGGACACCGCGTTTCTGTTGAAGAAGTAAGCTATATTGATAATGAACCAAAAAGTGAAGTGGGACTTAAATTACGTACAGCAAACGTAAAAGTGGTTCGTTCTATTTTCGAATCTTTAGAATACAATGTTTTACGTATCGACCGCGTTTCTTTTGCAGGATTAACGAAAAAGAATCTTCCAAGAGGAAACTGGCGCTTTTTGACAGATCAAGAAGTTATCAATTTGAAAAACGTTTAATACGACGTTTTTCAAATTCAAAATTATATTAAATCCTATTTTCTCTGAAAATGGGATTTTTTTATTTTAGAAACTAAAGAAGTTATGTCCGAAAAGTGTAAATATTGATCTTCCGATAGATTGGTTCTTTTCTTCTACTGTTTCGTAACTTGAAAAACCTAGGATAATTTTGATTCCTGGCGGAATACTGTTTAGTATATCTCTTTTTTGGTCTTCTAAAAGAAGTTTTAAGCTCTCTAATAACTGAAGATTAGATCTTAAATATGAGATGACAAGAAGTGCAGAAAAGTTAAGTATTTCTCTGGCTGTTTCGCTTTTGATTCCTACTTCGTTTGAAACCATTTCCGAAATTCTTCCTTTTTTGTTTGAGAACAATTCTTTAAGCAAATCGTTGCCTTCCAATCGATAACAATCGTCTACTGATAAAATTCTGCCTGCATTAAAATCGACTTCTTGATAAAAAGTAGAATCTTCTTCTACCATTGCAACTATTTCGGAGTAAAAATCAGGTTGATCGGCTTTGTTGTAGAGTCCCATTAAAATTGTTCCTATTGAAACGTCAATTCCTTTTATTAAAAGTGCATCGTTCTCGAAATAAAACTTGTTTAACTTGGAGACCACATTTGAAGAAATAAAGCGTCTAAGTTCAATCTGTAGGTTGGGGGTCATACTCATAACTTAAAAAAATGATTATTTATACTCGTTTAAAATAATCGACAAAGTGAGGCTTTTTATCGTTTATCGTGATAAAAATATAAAAAATTTTAACATTTCCAAAAATTAAGTTAAAAAATTAGTGCCTTAATAACCAATTGTTAACAGAAAAAACCTGTGAGCACCTGTAAAGACAACACTTTCATTATCAAATTAAAATATAAAAAAAATCATAATTTTTTCTTTAAGACAATAATCTCGATAAAAATTTGTTACATAATTAAAATAAAATGTTTCGATATTCCCACAAAACATTTAAAAAAATACCTAGATAAACAATTGAAAACAGAAAATTGATAAAGCTAGAAGCTAGAAATCCGAGTACCGATCCTGTGGCTGCTTTTAGAGCTCTTTTATGATTTTTTGAATCGTATAATAATTCGCCGAAAAACGCTCCTACAAATGGTCCTATTATTACTCCAAACGGAAGCGGAGATAAAATCCCGATAATTAATCCGATGTTTGTTCCCCAAATTCCATAAGAACTTCCGCCAAATCGTTTAGTTCCTTGAGACGGAATAACATAATCTAAAATGGTGATAATTACCATTAGAACAAAAGTGATTCCCAGAACCCAATAATTATTTTCTACTGCTTTAGTCAAATACAGTAAAAGTAAACCTACCCAACAGCTTGACAAACCAGGCAAAACAGGAAGAAAACTTCCAAAAACTCCAACAATCATGCAGATAAATCCGAGCAAAACTAGTAGTAAATCCATATAAATTTTGATAAATTTGTTATTCCAAATTAGCATTTTAATCTCTATTGCGCAAATTTTCAAAAATGTGGTCTTGAAAATGAGAAGATTCAAGGCAATAGAAAGTTTCCCAAAAAAATAATTGTATTTTTGTTTATTCATTCAACATTAAAACTTTGAGGCAGTTTTTCCCTTTTTTCATTTGCATCCTTTTCAATTCTTGTCAATATTTTGAGAAGCAAGTTCCGTCTGAAAAAGAATTACTTCAAAAGGAATTAAAATCAATCAACTGGAAAGAAGTTGACGAATATCCGTCGTTACCTAATTGCGAAAAGATCGCCGATAAAAAACTGCGCCAGCAATGTTTTTTTGAAGTAATGTCGACTCTTATAGAAGAAAAACTAAACGTTGATACTTTATCGATTTTATATCCTGAATTGGACACGATCGAAGTTAAAGTAACTGTATTTCCGAATGCTACAATGAAATTTGAACCTCAGTTTCCTAAAGATTCTGTGGCTTACGATACCATAAAAATTGATAGTATTTTGCATGCGCGTCTGGTTGATTTTCCGAAAATTAATCCTGCCATCAAACGCGGAATTCCAGTTAAGACGCAATTTATTCTTCCGGTTATTCTTAAAGCTAAAGACGAAAAGTAGTTTTATTTCTTAAACTGGCGATCTTTCCATTTATAAGAACCAAATAAACTGTACAAAGCCACCGTAGAACTAAAAAACGGATATAGTAAACTACTCAGCAAAAGACTTTTAATTTTACTTTGAGTTAAAAATTTATTGGTAAAATAAAGCAAAACATAATCAACTAAAAATTTAGAAAAAGCAAAAATTACAAAAATCGGATAAGACCAAATTCCGAAAAGAAGAAATAAAAATCCGAGTACAAAACTCAAATTTCCGAAGAAAACAATTAATCCTAAAAACTTTCCGA from Flavobacterium sp. YJ01 carries:
- a CDS encoding DUF502 domain-containing protein translates to MKSIFKIIKATFLGGILFLAPLVVLLVILEKGYGIIQKVTLPLVNNLPKVKVLGLALQELIGILIIIVICFLAGLLARTAKAKELIQKLEDGILSFVPGYSFMKSMNENIIGIESKEDLKVILVPTDAGWQFAFLIEQIDDNNFTVFVPDAPNPWSGSVVFVEKKDIKEIDMTQKQALACIRKLGFGSKELLKNKL
- a CDS encoding geranylgeranylglycerol-phosphate geranylgeranyltransferase, coding for MLSRQHKLLIMKIVSLFSVVRGYNIPIIVLAQYLSAIFILAPEIRALDILLDFYLFLIVFASAITIASGYIINNFYDSQKDLINRPNKSMLDRLISQKTKLTVYFSLNFLAVLMASIVSWRAFLFFSAYIFLIWFYSHKIKKYPIIGNLMSALLAVTPFFAILLYFYNKISFEDIENHMSHFVVISAHAVFLFLLLLIREMIKDLENLKGDLVNNYRTIPVIYGEKISKQIITALTISTIFPVYILVNVYDVGYMDIYFYVCFGVLLFFLIFLWKSDSKEQFLKLHNLLKFLIVSGVFCIVLINPSVLWHGRELISNY
- a CDS encoding pseudouridine synthase; translated protein: MNNKEGNNKRGGSRPNSSRSNSSKPKPPMAKRAQGPKKVKPEVKAAQEAAAEKFRKQNTPAKRQKASDEIRLNKYISNSGVCSRRDADIYIQSGNVKVNGTVITEMGYLVKINDVVNFDGVTLTPEKKEYILLNKPKNFTTAFDEGQEFRNVLELVRGATNAKIAAVGRMDKNTTGLLLFTNDTDMIRKFTLPNQKSSKIYQVSLDKNLKFEDLEKISKGLVLDGHRVSVEEVSYIDNEPKSEVGLKLRTANVKVVRSIFESLEYNVLRIDRVSFAGLTKKNLPRGNWRFLTDQEVINLKNV
- a CDS encoding DUF937 domain-containing protein; translated protein: MTPNLQIELRRFISSNVVSKLNKFYFENDALLIKGIDVSIGTILMGLYNKADQPDFYSEIVAMVEEDSTFYQEVDFNAGRILSVDDCYRLEGNDLLKELFSNKKGRISEMVSNEVGIKSETAREILNFSALLVISYLRSNLQLLESLKLLLEDQKRDILNSIPPGIKIILGFSSYETVEEKNQSIGRSIFTLFGHNFFSF
- a CDS encoding DUF456 domain-containing protein; protein product: MDLLLVLLGFICMIVGVFGSFLPVLPGLSSCWVGLLLLYLTKAVENNYWVLGITFVLMVIITILDYVIPSQGTKRFGGSSYGIWGTNIGLIIGILSPLPFGVIIGPFVGAFFGELLYDSKNHKRALKAATGSVLGFLASSFINFLFSIVYLGIFLNVLWEYRNILF